In a single window of the Elaeis guineensis isolate ETL-2024a chromosome 4, EG11, whole genome shotgun sequence genome:
- the LOC109505115 gene encoding beta-galactosidase 1-like isoform X2, with protein MECSKRSWLSALVLVSLCCLANTTDITHDGRAIKINGERRIIISGAIHYPRSTPEMWPDLLRKAKEGGLDTIETYIFWNGHEPRRREYYFEGNYDVIRFFKEIQNAGLYAILRIGPYVCAEWDYGGVPAWLRKIPGMEFRTNNQQWKDEMANFTTLIVDMIKKERLFAPQGGPIILAQIENEYEYAMVPGDAGKEYIKWCAKFAESLNVGLPWIMCQQSDAPQPMINTCNNYYCDNFTPNNPNSPKFWTENWLGWFKHWGDPDPHRPAEDLAFAVARFYQSKGTLQNYYMYHGGTNFGRTPGGPYITTSYDYDAPLDEYGNIKQPKWGHLKELHAALKLMEKSLTYGEVNNTDFGNGVAATKFSYNATVSGCFLSNANQYFDATLEYQGTKYFLPAWSVSILPDCKQEVYNTARVTTQTSIMVKKPNKADDEASDLKWSWRSETLGSSVRGLGGNFTENKLLEQITTAVDESDYLWYMTSVDITHKQEMTLRVSTTGHVLHAFVNGQLVGSQYGRNGNLAFVFEQTAKFKAGKNHISLLSVTVGLKNIGQHYELDPAGIVGGPVQLIGGNITIDLSTNAWSYKIGLDGEKTKVYLDNPDHKWFSGMIPTQRPFTWYKTTFETPLGLDPVVVDLLGMGKGAAWVNGNSIGRFWPNYTASADGCNGCDYRGTYSSEKCQTGCGEPSQRWYHVPRSFLKPGEPNTLVLFEEAGGDPAQVDFQTVTVGTACSTAEPGKTLNLSCQGGRTISNIDFASLGDPKGTCGSYQKGGCESDELYSLISEECVGKESCSIQIGENLLGKGNCSNTSSKSLVVQATC; from the exons atgGAGTGCTCCAAGAGAAGCTGGTTGTCAGCTCTAGTGCTGGTTTCTCTTTGCTGCCTTGCAAACACCACGGACATCACCCATGATGGACGAGCAATAAAGATCAATGGCGAACGCCGGATCATCATCTCTGGTGCAATTCACTATCCACGCAGCACGCCTGAG ATGTGGCCTGACTTGCTCCGAAAAGCAAAAGAAGGTGGCCTTGATACTATTGAGACTTATATTTTTTGGAATGGCCATGAGCCTCGGCGCCGCGAG TATTATTTTGAAGGCAATTATGATGTGATTAGATTCTTTAAGGAAATTCAAAATGCTGGATTATATGCAATATTACGGATCGGCCCTTATGTTTGTGCTGAATGGGACTATgg AGGAGTTCCTGCTTGGTTACGCAAAATCCCAGGGATGGAATTTAGGACCAACAACCAGCAATGGAAG GATGAAATGGCAAATTTCACTACTTTAATAGTAGATATGATCAAAAAGGAAAGGTTATTCGCACCACAAGGAGGACCCATCATCCTAGCTCAG ATTGAGAATGAGTATGAATACGCTATGGTACCTGGTGATGCTGGAAAAGAATACATTAAATGGTGCGCAAAGTTTGCAGAATCTCTCAATGTTGGTTTACCATGGATCATGTGTCAGCAATCAGATGCTCCCCAACCAATG ATCAACACTTGCAATAATTACTATTGCGATAATTTTACACCCAATAACCCAAACAGTCCAAAATTCTGGACAGAAAATTGGCTTGGCTG GTTCAAACATTGGGGCGATCCAGACCCCCATAGGCCTGCTGAAGACTTAGCTTTTGCAGTGGCTCGTTTCTACCAATCCAAAGGAACGCTTCAGAACTATTACATG TATCATGGAGGAACCAACTTCGGTCGCACACCAGGGGGTCCATATATCACAACCAGCTATGATTATGATGCTCCACTTGATGAATATG GAAATATCAAGCAACCCAAATGGGGGCATTTGAAAGAGCTCCATGCTGCCCTAAAATTGATGGAGAAGTCTCTCACTTATGGAGAAGTGAATAACACAGACTTCGGCAATGGTGTAGCG GCAACTAAATTCTCATACAATGCGACTGTATCTGGCTGCTTCTTAAGTAACGCAAACCAATATTTCGATGCTACTTTGGAATATCAAGGAACCAAATATTTCTTACCTGCTTGGTCTGTCAGTATTCTACCAGATTGTAAGCAAGAAGTGTACAACACTGCCAGG GTTACAACCCAGACTTCTATCATGGTAAAGAAGCCCAACAAGGCCGATGACGAGGCTTCTGATCTAAAGTGGTcatggaggtcggagaccttggGATCCTCCGTCAGAGGTCTCGGGGGTAACTTCACAGAGAATAAGCTCTTAGAACAGATCACCACCGCTGTCGATGAGAGTGACTACTTGTGGTACATGACAAG TGTGGATATTACTCACAAGCAAGAAATGACACTTCGTGTAAGCACAACCGGCCATGTCCTCCATGCTTTTGTAAATGGGCAGCTTGTAG GATCGCAGTATGGTCGAAATGGAAATTTGGCATTTGTATTCGAGCAGACAGCAAAGTTTAAAGCTGGAAAGAATCATATTTCTCTGCTTAGTGTAACTGTTGGACTAAAG AATATTGGTCAACATTATGAGCTAGATCCAGCTGGAATTGTTGGTGGACCTGTTCAATTGATTGGTGGAAACATCACAATAGATCTATCAACTAATGCATGGTCTTACAAA ATTGGCCTGGATGGTGAGAAAACTAAAGTCTACCTTGACAACCCCGACCATAAATGGTTTTCCGGCATGATACCTACTCAGAGACCCTTCACTTGGTATAAG ACCACGTTCGAAACTCCCCTCGGCTTGGATCCTGTGGTTGTCGACTTGCTCGGCATGGGGAAAGGAGCAGCTTGGGTTAATGGCAATAGCATTGGACGTTTCTGGCCAAATTACACTGCTTCGGCTGATGGCTGCAATGGATGTGATTATAGAGGAACATACAGTTCAGAAAAGTGTCAAACTGGTTGTGGAGAGCCATCTCAAAGATG GTATCATGTTCCACGTTCATTCCTGAAGCCTGGAGAGCCAAACACATTGGTCTTATTTGAGGAAGCTGGTGGTGATCCCGCACAAGTAGATTTCCAAACTGTGACTGTCGGCACCGCATGTTCAACTGCAGAACCAGGGAAGACATTAAACTTGTCATGCCAAGGTGGTCGCACAATCTCCAACATCGACTTTGCTAGCCTTGGTGATCCCAAAGGCACTTGTGGAAGCTACCAGAAAGGTGGTTGCGAGTCTGATGAGCTGTATTCTCTGATTTCAGAG GAATGTGTTGGGAAAGAATCTTGTTCCATCCAGATTGGAGAGAATTTGCTGGGCAAAGGCAATTGCAGTAACACCAGCTCCAAGAGTTTAGTAGTTCAAGCAACTTGTTGA
- the LOC109505115 gene encoding beta-galactosidase 1-like isoform X4, whose product MWPDLLRKAKEGGLDTIETYIFWNGHEPRRREYYFEGNYDVIRFFKEIQNAGLYAILRIGPYVCAEWDYGGVPAWLRKIPGMEFRTNNQQWKDEMANFTTLIVDMIKKERLFAPQGGPIILAQIENEYEYAMVPGDAGKEYIKWCAKFAESLNVGLPWIMCQQSDAPQPMINTCNNYYCDNFTPNNPNSPKFWTENWLGWFKHWGDPDPHRPAEDLAFAVARFYQSKGTLQNYYMYHGGTNFGRTPGGPYITTSYDYDAPLDEYGNIKQPKWGHLKELHAALKLMEKSLTYGEVNNTDFGNGVAATKFSYNATVSGCFLSNANQYFDATLEYQGTKYFLPAWSVSILPDCKQEVYNTARVTTQTSIMVKKPNKADDEASDLKWSWRSETLGSSVRGLGGNFTENKLLEQITTAVDESDYLWYMTSVDITHKQEMTLRVSTTGHVLHAFVNGQLVGSQYGRNGNLAFVFEQTAKFKAGKNHISLLSVTVGLKNIGQHYELDPAGIVGGPVQLIGGNITIDLSTNAWSYKIGLDGEKTKVYLDNPDHKWFSGMIPTQRPFTWYKTTFETPLGLDPVVVDLLGMGKGAAWVNGNSIGRFWPNYTASADGCNGCDYRGTYSSEKCQTGCGEPSQRWYHVPRSFLKPGEPNTLVLFEEAGGDPAQVDFQTVTVGTACSTAEPGKTLNLSCQGGRTISNIDFASLGDPKGTCGSYQKGGCESDELYSLISEECVGKESCSIQIGENLLGKGNCSNTSSKSLVVQATC is encoded by the exons ATGTGGCCTGACTTGCTCCGAAAAGCAAAAGAAGGTGGCCTTGATACTATTGAGACTTATATTTTTTGGAATGGCCATGAGCCTCGGCGCCGCGAG TATTATTTTGAAGGCAATTATGATGTGATTAGATTCTTTAAGGAAATTCAAAATGCTGGATTATATGCAATATTACGGATCGGCCCTTATGTTTGTGCTGAATGGGACTATgg AGGAGTTCCTGCTTGGTTACGCAAAATCCCAGGGATGGAATTTAGGACCAACAACCAGCAATGGAAG GATGAAATGGCAAATTTCACTACTTTAATAGTAGATATGATCAAAAAGGAAAGGTTATTCGCACCACAAGGAGGACCCATCATCCTAGCTCAG ATTGAGAATGAGTATGAATACGCTATGGTACCTGGTGATGCTGGAAAAGAATACATTAAATGGTGCGCAAAGTTTGCAGAATCTCTCAATGTTGGTTTACCATGGATCATGTGTCAGCAATCAGATGCTCCCCAACCAATG ATCAACACTTGCAATAATTACTATTGCGATAATTTTACACCCAATAACCCAAACAGTCCAAAATTCTGGACAGAAAATTGGCTTGGCTG GTTCAAACATTGGGGCGATCCAGACCCCCATAGGCCTGCTGAAGACTTAGCTTTTGCAGTGGCTCGTTTCTACCAATCCAAAGGAACGCTTCAGAACTATTACATG TATCATGGAGGAACCAACTTCGGTCGCACACCAGGGGGTCCATATATCACAACCAGCTATGATTATGATGCTCCACTTGATGAATATG GAAATATCAAGCAACCCAAATGGGGGCATTTGAAAGAGCTCCATGCTGCCCTAAAATTGATGGAGAAGTCTCTCACTTATGGAGAAGTGAATAACACAGACTTCGGCAATGGTGTAGCG GCAACTAAATTCTCATACAATGCGACTGTATCTGGCTGCTTCTTAAGTAACGCAAACCAATATTTCGATGCTACTTTGGAATATCAAGGAACCAAATATTTCTTACCTGCTTGGTCTGTCAGTATTCTACCAGATTGTAAGCAAGAAGTGTACAACACTGCCAGG GTTACAACCCAGACTTCTATCATGGTAAAGAAGCCCAACAAGGCCGATGACGAGGCTTCTGATCTAAAGTGGTcatggaggtcggagaccttggGATCCTCCGTCAGAGGTCTCGGGGGTAACTTCACAGAGAATAAGCTCTTAGAACAGATCACCACCGCTGTCGATGAGAGTGACTACTTGTGGTACATGACAAG TGTGGATATTACTCACAAGCAAGAAATGACACTTCGTGTAAGCACAACCGGCCATGTCCTCCATGCTTTTGTAAATGGGCAGCTTGTAG GATCGCAGTATGGTCGAAATGGAAATTTGGCATTTGTATTCGAGCAGACAGCAAAGTTTAAAGCTGGAAAGAATCATATTTCTCTGCTTAGTGTAACTGTTGGACTAAAG AATATTGGTCAACATTATGAGCTAGATCCAGCTGGAATTGTTGGTGGACCTGTTCAATTGATTGGTGGAAACATCACAATAGATCTATCAACTAATGCATGGTCTTACAAA ATTGGCCTGGATGGTGAGAAAACTAAAGTCTACCTTGACAACCCCGACCATAAATGGTTTTCCGGCATGATACCTACTCAGAGACCCTTCACTTGGTATAAG ACCACGTTCGAAACTCCCCTCGGCTTGGATCCTGTGGTTGTCGACTTGCTCGGCATGGGGAAAGGAGCAGCTTGGGTTAATGGCAATAGCATTGGACGTTTCTGGCCAAATTACACTGCTTCGGCTGATGGCTGCAATGGATGTGATTATAGAGGAACATACAGTTCAGAAAAGTGTCAAACTGGTTGTGGAGAGCCATCTCAAAGATG GTATCATGTTCCACGTTCATTCCTGAAGCCTGGAGAGCCAAACACATTGGTCTTATTTGAGGAAGCTGGTGGTGATCCCGCACAAGTAGATTTCCAAACTGTGACTGTCGGCACCGCATGTTCAACTGCAGAACCAGGGAAGACATTAAACTTGTCATGCCAAGGTGGTCGCACAATCTCCAACATCGACTTTGCTAGCCTTGGTGATCCCAAAGGCACTTGTGGAAGCTACCAGAAAGGTGGTTGCGAGTCTGATGAGCTGTATTCTCTGATTTCAGAG GAATGTGTTGGGAAAGAATCTTGTTCCATCCAGATTGGAGAGAATTTGCTGGGCAAAGGCAATTGCAGTAACACCAGCTCCAAGAGTTTAGTAGTTCAAGCAACTTGTTGA
- the LOC109505115 gene encoding beta-galactosidase 1-like isoform X5 yields the protein MRLMYLRLKVYHEEFMLIQKVFLFISKGEYKQSASICGLTCSEKQKKVALILLRLIFFGMAMSLGAARGVPAWLRKIPGMEFRTNNQQWKDEMANFTTLIVDMIKKERLFAPQGGPIILAQIENEYEYAMVPGDAGKEYIKWCAKFAESLNVGLPWIMCQQSDAPQPMINTCNNYYCDNFTPNNPNSPKFWTENWLGWFKHWGDPDPHRPAEDLAFAVARFYQSKGTLQNYYMYHGGTNFGRTPGGPYITTSYDYDAPLDEYGNIKQPKWGHLKELHAALKLMEKSLTYGEVNNTDFGNGVAATKFSYNATVSGCFLSNANQYFDATLEYQGTKYFLPAWSVSILPDCKQEVYNTARVTTQTSIMVKKPNKADDEASDLKWSWRSETLGSSVRGLGGNFTENKLLEQITTAVDESDYLWYMTSVDITHKQEMTLRVSTTGHVLHAFVNGQLVGSQYGRNGNLAFVFEQTAKFKAGKNHISLLSVTVGLKNIGQHYELDPAGIVGGPVQLIGGNITIDLSTNAWSYKIGLDGEKTKVYLDNPDHKWFSGMIPTQRPFTWYKTTFETPLGLDPVVVDLLGMGKGAAWVNGNSIGRFWPNYTASADGCNGCDYRGTYSSEKCQTGCGEPSQRWYHVPRSFLKPGEPNTLVLFEEAGGDPAQVDFQTVTVGTACSTAEPGKTLNLSCQGGRTISNIDFASLGDPKGTCGSYQKGGCESDELYSLISEECVGKESCSIQIGENLLGKGNCSNTSSKSLVVQATC from the exons ATGTGGCCTGACTTGCTCCGAAAAGCAAAAGAAGGTGGCCTTGATACTATTGAGACTTATATTTTTTGGAATGGCCATGAGCCTCGGCGCCGCGAG AGGAGTTCCTGCTTGGTTACGCAAAATCCCAGGGATGGAATTTAGGACCAACAACCAGCAATGGAAG GATGAAATGGCAAATTTCACTACTTTAATAGTAGATATGATCAAAAAGGAAAGGTTATTCGCACCACAAGGAGGACCCATCATCCTAGCTCAG ATTGAGAATGAGTATGAATACGCTATGGTACCTGGTGATGCTGGAAAAGAATACATTAAATGGTGCGCAAAGTTTGCAGAATCTCTCAATGTTGGTTTACCATGGATCATGTGTCAGCAATCAGATGCTCCCCAACCAATG ATCAACACTTGCAATAATTACTATTGCGATAATTTTACACCCAATAACCCAAACAGTCCAAAATTCTGGACAGAAAATTGGCTTGGCTG GTTCAAACATTGGGGCGATCCAGACCCCCATAGGCCTGCTGAAGACTTAGCTTTTGCAGTGGCTCGTTTCTACCAATCCAAAGGAACGCTTCAGAACTATTACATG TATCATGGAGGAACCAACTTCGGTCGCACACCAGGGGGTCCATATATCACAACCAGCTATGATTATGATGCTCCACTTGATGAATATG GAAATATCAAGCAACCCAAATGGGGGCATTTGAAAGAGCTCCATGCTGCCCTAAAATTGATGGAGAAGTCTCTCACTTATGGAGAAGTGAATAACACAGACTTCGGCAATGGTGTAGCG GCAACTAAATTCTCATACAATGCGACTGTATCTGGCTGCTTCTTAAGTAACGCAAACCAATATTTCGATGCTACTTTGGAATATCAAGGAACCAAATATTTCTTACCTGCTTGGTCTGTCAGTATTCTACCAGATTGTAAGCAAGAAGTGTACAACACTGCCAGG GTTACAACCCAGACTTCTATCATGGTAAAGAAGCCCAACAAGGCCGATGACGAGGCTTCTGATCTAAAGTGGTcatggaggtcggagaccttggGATCCTCCGTCAGAGGTCTCGGGGGTAACTTCACAGAGAATAAGCTCTTAGAACAGATCACCACCGCTGTCGATGAGAGTGACTACTTGTGGTACATGACAAG TGTGGATATTACTCACAAGCAAGAAATGACACTTCGTGTAAGCACAACCGGCCATGTCCTCCATGCTTTTGTAAATGGGCAGCTTGTAG GATCGCAGTATGGTCGAAATGGAAATTTGGCATTTGTATTCGAGCAGACAGCAAAGTTTAAAGCTGGAAAGAATCATATTTCTCTGCTTAGTGTAACTGTTGGACTAAAG AATATTGGTCAACATTATGAGCTAGATCCAGCTGGAATTGTTGGTGGACCTGTTCAATTGATTGGTGGAAACATCACAATAGATCTATCAACTAATGCATGGTCTTACAAA ATTGGCCTGGATGGTGAGAAAACTAAAGTCTACCTTGACAACCCCGACCATAAATGGTTTTCCGGCATGATACCTACTCAGAGACCCTTCACTTGGTATAAG ACCACGTTCGAAACTCCCCTCGGCTTGGATCCTGTGGTTGTCGACTTGCTCGGCATGGGGAAAGGAGCAGCTTGGGTTAATGGCAATAGCATTGGACGTTTCTGGCCAAATTACACTGCTTCGGCTGATGGCTGCAATGGATGTGATTATAGAGGAACATACAGTTCAGAAAAGTGTCAAACTGGTTGTGGAGAGCCATCTCAAAGATG GTATCATGTTCCACGTTCATTCCTGAAGCCTGGAGAGCCAAACACATTGGTCTTATTTGAGGAAGCTGGTGGTGATCCCGCACAAGTAGATTTCCAAACTGTGACTGTCGGCACCGCATGTTCAACTGCAGAACCAGGGAAGACATTAAACTTGTCATGCCAAGGTGGTCGCACAATCTCCAACATCGACTTTGCTAGCCTTGGTGATCCCAAAGGCACTTGTGGAAGCTACCAGAAAGGTGGTTGCGAGTCTGATGAGCTGTATTCTCTGATTTCAGAG GAATGTGTTGGGAAAGAATCTTGTTCCATCCAGATTGGAGAGAATTTGCTGGGCAAAGGCAATTGCAGTAACACCAGCTCCAAGAGTTTAGTAGTTCAAGCAACTTGTTGA
- the LOC109505115 gene encoding beta-galactosidase 1-like isoform X8, producing MAMSLGAARGVPAWLRKIPGMEFRTNNQQWKDEMANFTTLIVDMIKKERLFAPQGGPIILAQIENEYEYAMVPGDAGKEYIKWCAKFAESLNVGLPWIMCQQSDAPQPMINTCNNYYCDNFTPNNPNSPKFWTENWLGWFKHWGDPDPHRPAEDLAFAVARFYQSKGTLQNYYMYHGGTNFGRTPGGPYITTSYDYDAPLDEYGNIKQPKWGHLKELHAALKLMEKSLTYGEVNNTDFGNGVAATKFSYNATVSGCFLSNANQYFDATLEYQGTKYFLPAWSVSILPDCKQEVYNTARVTTQTSIMVKKPNKADDEASDLKWSWRSETLGSSVRGLGGNFTENKLLEQITTAVDESDYLWYMTSVDITHKQEMTLRVSTTGHVLHAFVNGQLVGSQYGRNGNLAFVFEQTAKFKAGKNHISLLSVTVGLKNIGQHYELDPAGIVGGPVQLIGGNITIDLSTNAWSYKIGLDGEKTKVYLDNPDHKWFSGMIPTQRPFTWYKTTFETPLGLDPVVVDLLGMGKGAAWVNGNSIGRFWPNYTASADGCNGCDYRGTYSSEKCQTGCGEPSQRWYHVPRSFLKPGEPNTLVLFEEAGGDPAQVDFQTVTVGTACSTAEPGKTLNLSCQGGRTISNIDFASLGDPKGTCGSYQKGGCESDELYSLISEECVGKESCSIQIGENLLGKGNCSNTSSKSLVVQATC from the exons ATGGCCATGAGCCTCGGCGCCGCGAG AGGAGTTCCTGCTTGGTTACGCAAAATCCCAGGGATGGAATTTAGGACCAACAACCAGCAATGGAAG GATGAAATGGCAAATTTCACTACTTTAATAGTAGATATGATCAAAAAGGAAAGGTTATTCGCACCACAAGGAGGACCCATCATCCTAGCTCAG ATTGAGAATGAGTATGAATACGCTATGGTACCTGGTGATGCTGGAAAAGAATACATTAAATGGTGCGCAAAGTTTGCAGAATCTCTCAATGTTGGTTTACCATGGATCATGTGTCAGCAATCAGATGCTCCCCAACCAATG ATCAACACTTGCAATAATTACTATTGCGATAATTTTACACCCAATAACCCAAACAGTCCAAAATTCTGGACAGAAAATTGGCTTGGCTG GTTCAAACATTGGGGCGATCCAGACCCCCATAGGCCTGCTGAAGACTTAGCTTTTGCAGTGGCTCGTTTCTACCAATCCAAAGGAACGCTTCAGAACTATTACATG TATCATGGAGGAACCAACTTCGGTCGCACACCAGGGGGTCCATATATCACAACCAGCTATGATTATGATGCTCCACTTGATGAATATG GAAATATCAAGCAACCCAAATGGGGGCATTTGAAAGAGCTCCATGCTGCCCTAAAATTGATGGAGAAGTCTCTCACTTATGGAGAAGTGAATAACACAGACTTCGGCAATGGTGTAGCG GCAACTAAATTCTCATACAATGCGACTGTATCTGGCTGCTTCTTAAGTAACGCAAACCAATATTTCGATGCTACTTTGGAATATCAAGGAACCAAATATTTCTTACCTGCTTGGTCTGTCAGTATTCTACCAGATTGTAAGCAAGAAGTGTACAACACTGCCAGG GTTACAACCCAGACTTCTATCATGGTAAAGAAGCCCAACAAGGCCGATGACGAGGCTTCTGATCTAAAGTGGTcatggaggtcggagaccttggGATCCTCCGTCAGAGGTCTCGGGGGTAACTTCACAGAGAATAAGCTCTTAGAACAGATCACCACCGCTGTCGATGAGAGTGACTACTTGTGGTACATGACAAG TGTGGATATTACTCACAAGCAAGAAATGACACTTCGTGTAAGCACAACCGGCCATGTCCTCCATGCTTTTGTAAATGGGCAGCTTGTAG GATCGCAGTATGGTCGAAATGGAAATTTGGCATTTGTATTCGAGCAGACAGCAAAGTTTAAAGCTGGAAAGAATCATATTTCTCTGCTTAGTGTAACTGTTGGACTAAAG AATATTGGTCAACATTATGAGCTAGATCCAGCTGGAATTGTTGGTGGACCTGTTCAATTGATTGGTGGAAACATCACAATAGATCTATCAACTAATGCATGGTCTTACAAA ATTGGCCTGGATGGTGAGAAAACTAAAGTCTACCTTGACAACCCCGACCATAAATGGTTTTCCGGCATGATACCTACTCAGAGACCCTTCACTTGGTATAAG ACCACGTTCGAAACTCCCCTCGGCTTGGATCCTGTGGTTGTCGACTTGCTCGGCATGGGGAAAGGAGCAGCTTGGGTTAATGGCAATAGCATTGGACGTTTCTGGCCAAATTACACTGCTTCGGCTGATGGCTGCAATGGATGTGATTATAGAGGAACATACAGTTCAGAAAAGTGTCAAACTGGTTGTGGAGAGCCATCTCAAAGATG GTATCATGTTCCACGTTCATTCCTGAAGCCTGGAGAGCCAAACACATTGGTCTTATTTGAGGAAGCTGGTGGTGATCCCGCACAAGTAGATTTCCAAACTGTGACTGTCGGCACCGCATGTTCAACTGCAGAACCAGGGAAGACATTAAACTTGTCATGCCAAGGTGGTCGCACAATCTCCAACATCGACTTTGCTAGCCTTGGTGATCCCAAAGGCACTTGTGGAAGCTACCAGAAAGGTGGTTGCGAGTCTGATGAGCTGTATTCTCTGATTTCAGAG GAATGTGTTGGGAAAGAATCTTGTTCCATCCAGATTGGAGAGAATTTGCTGGGCAAAGGCAATTGCAGTAACACCAGCTCCAAGAGTTTAGTAGTTCAAGCAACTTGTTGA